The Chloroflexota bacterium sequence GACCAGGCCACGCAACGCCGGCGTGCGGCGCAGCCGCCGGCCGCGCATTGCAATCTGCAGCGCGTCGCCGGTCTCGAGGCTGAGGCTCACGGGATCTCCTTACTGAGGTGGGTCTGAATGGCCTCCGCCAGGTCGGCGACCATGTGCCGGCCGGCGACCACCGGGACCGCATAACCCGCCCGGCGCGCAACTGCGGCGGTCACTGGACCGATGCAGTAGGCCGGCAGGGCGGTGGCGCGCAGCGCCTCAGGCGGCGAGAGGAGAGCATGCAGACCGCGCACGGTCGAGCCGCTGGTGAAGATCACCCCGTCGAGCTCTTGCGCCAGTGCCGCGCGAACGCTGTCCCGCGACGCGGCCGGTCCCTCCACCGTCCGATAGGCGACAACGTCCTCGACGAGTGCCCCGCGCTCGAGCAGAGCGTCACGCAGGTCGCGCGTCGCCGCATCAGCGCGAGCCAGGACCACGCGCCTGCCCGTCACATCCCCAAGCCCCTCCGCGATGGCCACGGTTCGGTAGCGGGACGGCACATGATCGACCGGGACGCCGCCGGCCTCCAATGCCGATGCTGTCGCAGCACCCACCGCGGCCACGCGTACGCCAGCCGGCAGCGAGCGGCGAAGCGCCGCCAGGCGCTCAAGCAGTGCGGCGGCTCCATTGACGCTGGTGATGACCAGCCAGGCGGCGCCGTCCAGGGATTGGATCGCGTCGTCGAGCGCGCCACCAGGTGCAGCGGGGTCAATCTCAACCGTGGGCACGCTGATGGAGTTGATGCCGCGCTCCGCCAGCAACGAGACAAGCTCGGCAGCCTGCCCGGCGGGTCGCGTCACGAGCAGGGTGGTCAAGCGGTTGCCTCCCTGATGCGTGCCGCTGCCGCCGCGACCACCTCGGCGGGGCGGCCTGCCGGGCCACTCAGGTCTACGCGAGTAAAGCCACGCCGACCCTCGTACGCCGCGCGCAGTCGGAGCTGGCCGTCCACCGCCTCGGCGAGCGCACCGAGCGGGGCCAGACAGCCGCCGCCGAGCGCCCGCAGCAGGGCGCGCTCAACCTGGACCGCAACGCGGGTCGGTTCATGATCAAGGGAAACCACCACCGGCACGTCACCGGCTCGCACCTGGAGGGCCAGTGCCCCCTGACCGGGCGCCGGAAGCATGAGATCCAGCGGCAGCCGATCGTCATCGCTGACGGGGATTCCCAGCCGGTCGAGCCCCGCCGCGGCGAGGAGCAGCGCGTCGTACTCGCCGGCCTCGAGGCGCTGCAGGCGGGTATCCACGTTCCCACGGATCGGACGCGCCACGACGTCGGCCCTGGCCGCCGCCAGCTGTGCCGCGCGGCGCACGCTGCTGGTCCCGATTCTCGCCCCGAACGGGAGGCCGTCGAGACCTCCCGTGTGGCGGCTCAACAGGCAGTCCCGGGGATCGCCGCGTTCCAGGATCGCGCCGAGCCTGAGGGCCGGATTGGGGGCCGTCGGCAGATCCTTCAGCGAATGCACCGCGACATCGATCCTGTCCTCGAGCAGCGCCTCTTCCAGCTCTCCAGTGAATTGCCCATCGCCGACGACAAGGTGCCCGGCGGGTCGCCGCTCGCTGATGGCGTCACCCTTGGTGCGGATCTCGACAAGCTCCACCCAGCCGATACCCGGTGCGTTCACCAGGGCGGTTGCGGCGACTCGTGCCTGGGCGAGAGCCAGGCGGCTGCCGCGGGTGCCGACTCGAAGGGTCGTTGTGGTGGTCATCACTCGATCCCGAACACCTGTCTGACCCGTGCGGCAGCCTCGGGATCGTTTCGCAGGCGGAGCGTGGGCGCGTGGAGCAGCTCGCCCAACATCGCGGCAGTCATCGCCTCGACAGCGGCCGCCTGCTCATCGTCCAGGCTGCTCCTCAGGCGCAGACGCGCGAGGTGCCGCCGCCTGACATTGTCGGCGAGGGCCCGCAACATGGCGATGCCGTCGCCGCTGCCACGCACCTCGAGCCAAGCCGCGAATGCGCGCGCCTCGGCCTGCGCCTCGATCCGCAGACGACGTTCCACCTTCGGCGAGAGCCGCCGGGCCTCGTCTGCAACACCCAGTCGGTCGAGATCGAGCAGGAGGTCTCCGAGTCGGGCAGCTGCCTCCGGGGCCACGCTGGCCGGCGACGAGAGATCCACCACCAGGGGAGCGCGACCATCCAGGTGGCGGCCCTCGAG is a genomic window containing:
- a CDS encoding uroporphyrinogen-III synthase — its product is MTTLLVTRPAGQAAELVSLLAERGINSISVPTVEIDPAAPGGALDDAIQSLDGAAWLVITSVNGAAALLERLAALRRSLPAGVRVAAVGAATASALEAGGVPVDHVPSRYRTVAIAEGLGDVTGRRVVLARADAATRDLRDALLERGALVEDVVAYRTVEGPAASRDSVRAALAQELDGVIFTSGSTVRGLHALLSPPEALRATALPAYCIGPVTAAVARRAGYAVPVVAGRHMVADLAEAIQTHLSKEIP
- the hemC gene encoding hydroxymethylbilane synthase; this encodes MTTTTTLRVGTRGSRLALAQARVAATALVNAPGIGWVELVEIRTKGDAISERRPAGHLVVGDGQFTGELEEALLEDRIDVAVHSLKDLPTAPNPALRLGAILERGDPRDCLLSRHTGGLDGLPFGARIGTSSVRRAAQLAAARADVVARPIRGNVDTRLQRLEAGEYDALLLAAAGLDRLGIPVSDDDRLPLDLMLPAPGQGALALQVRAGDVPVVVSLDHEPTRVAVQVERALLRALGGGCLAPLGALAEAVDGQLRLRAAYEGRRGFTRVDLSGPAGRPAEVVAAAAARIREATA